GCAACGATGCCTTCAAAAACAACCCGCTGCTGAGTCGGATCATTCTCAATCACGCGATAGGCTCGATTGCGGAAGTAATCTTGCAGCTGCGTAATGAGCGTCGGACGATCGAGATCGCTCTCAAATTCTTGGGTGGTCGTGCGGTCTTTGAACGACCCTCGGATGAAGAAAACAAGCCCAATCACGAGCAACAGCGTGATGAAAAAGACCGAGGCTAGCGTGACGCGATCGGACATGGCAGTTCAAAGACACAACAGCAGCACTGCTCTCTACTCTACTGAGCTGGGCGATCGGGCTGGCTTGCCTCCAGTTGAGAATGGGGCGCCGATCGATGCGTGATCTGCTGTTTCTCAGTAATGGTCATGGCGAAGACCTCAATGCCAGCTTGATCGTCAAGGCACTGCAGGCAGCCAATCCTCAGTTGGCGATCGCGGCGCAACCGATCGTGGGCGCAGGCAACGCCTATCGCAGGCTCGGGATTTCGATCATTGGCCCTACAGATCAGATGCCTTCGGGCGGCCTGCTCTACATGAATCCGTGGGTATTGGTGCGCGATCTGTCTAAAGGACTCGTGCTGCTGAGTTTGCGGCAGATTGCAGCCATTTGGCGACAGCGGCGGCAGTTCAAGCTCGTAGTTGCCGTTGGCGATATTGTCCCGATCGCCCTCGCAGGACTGACCGGACGGCCCTTTGTTGCTTTTCTGGTTTCGACATCAAGCTACTACGAAGGCCGACTTCGGTTGCCGTGGCTGACCCAGCTACTCTTGCGATCGCGCCGCTGTCAGCAAATTTTCTGTCGTGATGCCTTTACGGCAACCGATCTCCAGAGCCGAGGCTTTTCCAAGGCCATTTTCTGCGGCTACCCGATCATGGATACGCTGCAGCCCTGTGGTGTTGACCTTAAACTCCCGACTGACCGTCCTCTGATTGCATTACTGGCTGGCAGCCGTTTACCGGAAGCGATCGCCAATCTCAAGCTGCAACTCCAGCTCTGTCAGCGACTGGCACGGCTGGGCAACTTTACTTTTGCGGCAGCGATCGTGCCTGCGATGGCTGCAACCCAACTGCAGGCGATCGCCACAGATTTAGGTTGGCAATTTGATGGCCGCGATCGCCTCTCACTCTCAGTAGGCGATCACGGCGTCGAAGTCCTCTGCCGCAGCGATGCCTTTGCCGAAATTTTGCAGGCGAGTCAGCTCGTTGTCGGGATGGCTGGCACAGCGGTCGAGCAAGCAGTTGGCTTGGGGAAACCGGTCGTCCAAATCATTGGTGAGGGGCCACAGTTCACCTACCGCTTTGCTGAGGCGCAAATGCGGCTACTCGGCACCGAGTCGGTGCAAACAGTAGGCACCACAACCGCTCAACCTGCTGATCTGGAGCAAGCAGCTCAGGTCATTGTGCAGACGCTGCAAGATCCAACCCATCGCGATCGCTGTCAACGCAACGGCCAAGAGCGTGTGGGGTCGGCAGGTGGCTCAGCCGCGATCGCTCATCAAATTCTCAGCGTGCTTCAGCAGGAATAAGGCGGCGATCGTTGGCTGCTGCGGAAGTGAGATACCTCTCCCAAAGCTGCGCGAGTTCTCGGGGGCGATCGTCACCAACCTGGGCCAGTTGATACATACGGCGGGGTCGTCCGCGTCCCTCTACTTTCTGCCAGTAGCCCGAAATGATCTGCTCATCTTCGAGAAATTTGAGAGCGGTGTACAGCACGGTATCGGACAGCCGATAGTTGGGCCACTGAGTTTCGAGATGCTGAATCAGCTCCGTCCCGTAGGAATCTTCGTGCCGTAGCACCGCCAAGACATAACAAACCGCCAGTTCTTTGCTGAGATAGTGCGGCGGCGGATCTTGGAAGAAGCGATAGATATCTTCGAAGTTCATGCTGAAATCACTCACGCGCGAAGGGACGCAAAAACTGCGGCGACAATTGCTCAAACCCCACGCGACTAGACGGTATCGCTGAAGCTTGTCGCAATCGAGCCTTGAGTTGATCCCTCACACCGTTGGCAGTTGGTCCGGACATTGCCATAGCCATCTCTGCAGAGGTCAGAGAATCTTCCGACGAACGGGGCTGCCTTTATTTATTCTCTGCGGGGATTGAGAAAAGATCCACTCTTCCCGTTAGATGGAAACAGCCTGCTCATTGTCTGGCCTACCCGACTCGCCTGCTCCAGGAAAAGTTATCTCTATGTCTAGTCCTTCTCAAGACTTCTACCTTTGTGAAGAAGACTTAACAGATGAGTTGTTGGCGCAATATCGGCAGTCCAGTGCGATTGCCATTGATACCGAGGCAATGGGGCTAAATTTCCACCGCGATCGCCTCTGCCTTGTCCAACTCTGTGATGCTACTGGAATTACTGCCTGTGTTCGCATCGCCCAAGGGCAGACTGCAGCCCCGAACCTGAAAGCTCTCTGTGAAGAGTCGCAGATCACTAAGGTCTTCCACTTTGCCCGTTTTGATATCACTGCGCTCAAACACGGCCTCGGGATTGCGGTGCAACCAATCTTTTGCACCAAGATCGCCAGCAAACTGGCGCGGACGTACAGTTCGCAGCATGGACTGAAGAGCTTGCTGCAGGAGCTGCTTGGGGTTGAACTGGATAAAACAGCGCAGAGCTCTGATTGGGGCAATGCCGCAGCGCTCTCTGCTGAGCAACTCCGCTATGCCTGCAATGACGTGCGCTATCTCTTAGCAGCTCAGAAGATTCTGACGACGATGCTGCAGCGTGAGGGCCGCTGGCAGTTAGCCCAAGATTGCTTTGCCTGTCTTCCCACCTTTGCAGCCTTAGATCTGGCTCAGTTTGGCAGCGTGTTTGAGCACTAGACGGGGCTGTGGTATCTTCAAATACGGTCTCGGGCGCTTAACTCAGCGGTAGAGTGGCTGCCTTACAAGCAGTAAGTCACTGGTTCGAATCCAGTAGTGCCCATCTAAATTTCAATTCATGCAAAAACTAGTTGCTGAAGCAGGCGCCAAAGGTGGTTGCTCTCAACTCTGCTGTGTTGCTACGCCTTTGCCAACGGTTGAACCATTGCAACTTTCAATCCTTGCCGTACTGCAAGTGCACACGAGAGGCGCTAGGGGTGCTAGTCTGATGCCTAGAGGATAAATATCGGCTGTAGTGTTTCTAATCCTGACGAGTCTTTCAAGTCTTTCGTGGGCATAGTTCTCTCCGAAATTTCACTCTCAATCTCTCTTGTTCGGAGACAACTCCATGTCTATTTACGTTGGTAACCTTTCCTATGAGGTTACGGAAGCTGATCTGACAGCTGTGTTTACAGAGTACGGATCAGTGAAACGGGTTCAACTGCCCATCGATCGTGAAACCGGCCGCATGCGTGGTTTCGGCTTTGTCGAAATGAGCGCTGATGCAGAAGAAGATGCTGCAATCGAAGCACTTGATGGTGCTGAGTGGATGGGCCGTGGCCTCCGCGTTAACAAAGCGAAGCCCCGTGAAGAGCGCAGTGGTGGCGGCTCCTTTGGCGGCGGTGGTGGTCGTCGGGGTGGCGGCGGTGGCTACCGTAGCTACTAAGCAACGAGCTTCATCATTCAGTCATTGACTGATATTTCAATCTAGTATCTCAACCGAATCGTTGAAGATACTTGTATAGAGAAAGGCTTGGGCGAATGAGTCTAAGCCTTTTTTATTGGGCCAAGTACTCCTGTATCGTGTCTACAATTATTGACTTGTCTTTATACTTTTTTGCTCTTGCAATCGTTATACCAAGAGCATGACTCTCATCTTGTTTGAGGCTTTGTGGATCTGCTGCATCACTCTTTCATTGCTACTGGCCTCACGCTCTTTGGCATTATTTTAAGTCGCTACTTCCTGGTGGCAGGGGGGCTTTATTGGCTTTTCTATCACCGCTTAGCTAAGCAGTTGACACGGTTGCGCATCCAGCGATGGCCAAGTTGGCAGCAGTCAATTCAATCAGATATTCAATTATCAATGTTGTCTGCTTTCATCTTTGCAATCGTGGCCACCTTGATGGTGGCTTCACCAGTCTTTGAATGGACCCTCCTCTATAGCGATGTGAGCCAGTATGGAATTCCTTATCTCATCTTCAGCTTTTTCCTGATGCTGATTTTGCAAGATACGGGCTTTTATTTCTGTCATCGACTTTTTCATCACCCTCGATTCTTTCGCAGATTCCATCAAGGTCATCATCGCTCTCAAAGCCCAACACCTTGGACGTCTTTTGCATTTGATCTCCCAGAGGCGATCGTACAAGCGTTGCTCATTGTGGCAATTCTATTGATTCTGCCTGTGCATGTTGGTACGTTGTTGGCGGTACTCGTGACGATGACGATTTGGTCAGTTTTTAATCACTTAGGGTTTGCACTCTTTCCGGATTCCAAAGTTTGTCGCTGGCTAGGTCAGTGGCTGATTGGGCCGCAGCATCATGTCGTGCATCATCAGCGCTATCGTCTGCACTATGGTCTGTACTTTACGCTTTGGGATCGGCTACTAGGGACGCAAGAAAAACTGAATTTTTCCAGTAATCATCAAATCGTTCAAGACTCTGTATCTGATGCTTTAGAACTGTCTAAAGAGCCTATACAAGAAGTTCTTTCTGTTCACTAATCCTTAAGCGATCTCAGTGGTTAACTGTCGTTGTTTCAGGATCAATTCTGCGATCGCAAGATCCGCTGGTGTGGTGACTTTGAGATTGATTTCTTCGCCTTCAACAATGTGAACGGGCAGGCCAAAAGCTTCGAACAGAGCCGCATCATCAGTCACCGTGATCTGTTGCTCTAACCCTTGTCGATGGCAACGTACTAAAGGCTCGACAGCAAAGCCTTGGGGTGTTTGAGCTGCCCACAACGTCGAGCGATCGGGAGTTGCGGCGATCGTGCCATCAGCAGCGACCTGTTTGATCGTGTCTTTGACGGGGACAGCGGCGACAAACGCATCACAAGTCTGCAATGCAGTGCTGCAGCGATCGAAGAGATCAGGCGTTGCCAAACAACGGGCACCGTCGTGGATCAGGACTTGCTTAGCGTCGGTTGGTAAAGCCTGCAGGCCATTGAAGACTGATTCTTGTCGTTCGCGACCGCCTTCAATCCAAACAACTGGTGTTGAAAGGTGCAGATCATTCACCAAGGCTTCAATGTCTTCGCGATCGCGGGGCTGGCCAATCAGACCAATCCAAGCGATTGACTGAGCGCGATCGGCAGCCTGCAGCGTCCAAGCCAAAACTGGCTGCCCTAGTAGCGGCAGGAGTAATTTATTGCGATCGGCGCCAAAGCGACGACCCGAACCAGCGGCAGGAATCAGCAGATGCAAGGTTATTGTTCCGTTGCAAGCCCTAGCAAGGCGGGTGCAAGCGTCCCATAGAATAGATCGGACTTCAGCTTACCCCGATTCCCATGCGCATTTTGGCCCTGGTTCCGGGCGGTATCGGTGACCAGATTCTCTTTTTCCCGACGGTCGCCGATCTTAAAAAGTACTATCCGCAGGCTCAGATCGATGTTGTTGTTGAGCCTCGCGCCGTGGGTGCTTATCGGGTCTGCGCCGAGGTAGACCAGGTCTTTCCATTTGATTTCAAAGACCGTAACAGCTTGGCCGACTGGGGCAACTTGCTCGGCTCGATTCGTGAGCGGGAGTATGAGGCAGTGCTCTCACTGGGACAGCGATCGCTGGTGGGCCTGTTCCTCTGGCTGACCGGCATCCCCAAACGGGTCGGTTACGCTGGCGGTGGCAAAATTTTCCTGACTGATGCGATTCCGCTCAACGCCAATCAGTACGCAGGGGCGCTTTACCACGATCTTCTGAAAGGTTTTGGCATCAACACCCCCTGCCCGAATCCCAAGCTGACGCTGGCGCGGCAGGATCTGGACTGGGCGATCGCAGAACAGCAACGGCTGGGTCTAGCGGGTCAAGGCTATCTCGTCCTGCACGGTGGCTCGAGCACGCTGGCCAAGCTCAAGGGCTTACAGAAGGTCTATCCCGTTGAAAAGTGGGCGATCGTGTTGCGGGCGATTCGCGAGCAGCGGCCGAATCTCCCGTTTGTGGTGGTGCAAGGGCCTGATGATGCAGAGTTTGTGGCGGAGCTGAGCAAATCCAACCTCGACTTCCTAGTGGTTCAGCCGCCAGATATCGGTAAGCTCGCCGCGATCATTGCAGGGGCTGATCTGATGCTCTGTACGGACAGCGCTCCCATGCACTTGGCCGTGGCCAGTGGGACACGGACGATCGCGCTCTTTGGCCCGTTTGAACCGGCGAAGCTGCTACCAGCGGACAATCGGTTCATCGGTATCAAGGCACAGGGTGCTGACGTGGCGACGATTCCACCTCAGGAAATTATCGATCGCCTCTTTGGTCGCTAGTGATCTTCCTCCACCGCTCGGATTGAGCGAGGCAGCATGGAGCCACAGCGATCGCGGCGCAGCCTCAACCATCGTCGTAATCTGGTCTACA
The sequence above is a segment of the Synechococcus elongatus PCC 11801 genome. Coding sequences within it:
- a CDS encoding lipid-A-disaccharide synthase-related protein, whose product is MRDLLFLSNGHGEDLNASLIVKALQAANPQLAIAAQPIVGAGNAYRRLGISIIGPTDQMPSGGLLYMNPWVLVRDLSKGLVLLSLRQIAAIWRQRRQFKLVVAVGDIVPIALAGLTGRPFVAFLVSTSSYYEGRLRLPWLTQLLLRSRRCQQIFCRDAFTATDLQSRGFSKAIFCGYPIMDTLQPCGVDLKLPTDRPLIALLAGSRLPEAIANLKLQLQLCQRLARLGNFTFAAAIVPAMAATQLQAIATDLGWQFDGRDRLSLSVGDHGVEVLCRSDAFAEILQASQLVVGMAGTAVEQAVGLGKPVVQIIGEGPQFTYRFAEAQMRLLGTESVQTVGTTTAQPADLEQAAQVIVQTLQDPTHRDRCQRNGQERVGSAGGSAAIAHQILSVLQQE
- a CDS encoding PadR family transcriptional regulator: MNFEDIYRFFQDPPPHYLSKELAVCYVLAVLRHEDSYGTELIQHLETQWPNYRLSDTVLYTALKFLEDEQIISGYWQKVEGRGRPRRMYQLAQVGDDRPRELAQLWERYLTSAAANDRRLIPAEAR
- a CDS encoding ribonuclease D translates to MSSPSQDFYLCEEDLTDELLAQYRQSSAIAIDTEAMGLNFHRDRLCLVQLCDATGITACVRIAQGQTAAPNLKALCEESQITKVFHFARFDITALKHGLGIAVQPIFCTKIASKLARTYSSQHGLKSLLQELLGVELDKTAQSSDWGNAAALSAEQLRYACNDVRYLLAAQKILTTMLQREGRWQLAQDCFACLPTFAALDLAQFGSVFEH
- a CDS encoding RNA recognition motif domain-containing protein, with the translated sequence MSIYVGNLSYEVTEADLTAVFTEYGSVKRVQLPIDRETGRMRGFGFVEMSADAEEDAAIEALDGAEWMGRGLRVNKAKPREERSGGGSFGGGGGRRGGGGGYRSY
- a CDS encoding sterol desaturase family protein, with amino-acid sequence MDLLHHSFIATGLTLFGIILSRYFLVAGGLYWLFYHRLAKQLTRLRIQRWPSWQQSIQSDIQLSMLSAFIFAIVATLMVASPVFEWTLLYSDVSQYGIPYLIFSFFLMLILQDTGFYFCHRLFHHPRFFRRFHQGHHRSQSPTPWTSFAFDLPEAIVQALLIVAILLILPVHVGTLLAVLVTMTIWSVFNHLGFALFPDSKVCRWLGQWLIGPQHHVVHHQRYRLHYGLYFTLWDRLLGTQEKLNFSSNHQIVQDSVSDALELSKEPIQEVLSVH
- the ispD gene encoding 2-C-methyl-D-erythritol 4-phosphate cytidylyltransferase encodes the protein MHLLIPAAGSGRRFGADRNKLLLPLLGQPVLAWTLQAADRAQSIAWIGLIGQPRDREDIEALVNDLHLSTPVVWIEGGRERQESVFNGLQALPTDAKQVLIHDGARCLATPDLFDRCSTALQTCDAFVAAVPVKDTIKQVAADGTIAATPDRSTLWAAQTPQGFAVEPLVRCHRQGLEQQITVTDDAALFEAFGLPVHIVEGEEINLKVTTPADLAIAELILKQRQLTTEIA
- a CDS encoding glycosyltransferase family 9 protein codes for the protein MRILALVPGGIGDQILFFPTVADLKKYYPQAQIDVVVEPRAVGAYRVCAEVDQVFPFDFKDRNSLADWGNLLGSIREREYEAVLSLGQRSLVGLFLWLTGIPKRVGYAGGGKIFLTDAIPLNANQYAGALYHDLLKGFGINTPCPNPKLTLARQDLDWAIAEQQRLGLAGQGYLVLHGGSSTLAKLKGLQKVYPVEKWAIVLRAIREQRPNLPFVVVQGPDDAEFVAELSKSNLDFLVVQPPDIGKLAAIIAGADLMLCTDSAPMHLAVASGTRTIALFGPFEPAKLLPADNRFIGIKAQGADVATIPPQEIIDRLFGR